In one Candidatus Woesearchaeota archaeon B3_Woes genomic region, the following are encoded:
- a CDS encoding adenosine kinase, whose amino-acid sequence MKKYDVFGIGNALMDTLVEVDDRDINDLELKKGTMHLVEEAHVSFVTNFLKNKNSKKQAGGSVSNTIAGVANLGGKSFFTGKVGRDKLGFDYEMIMMRQGVHCDLKKDDVGTGNVISLITKDSERTFITYLGSAVKFSKKDINKKELLKSKILHLEGYMLENLNLRKASLHAMKIAKRNGVIISIDLSDSALIERNLEDFKKIVKKYCDILFLNEDEARSFTGKNEEEALLDVSRMVKLAIIKLGECGSIIKTKNKVLRFKAYKPKKVVDTTGAGDIYAAGILYSISNKLSLEDAGKIASYAATKVIEQTGARLDYELKEHLNF is encoded by the coding sequence ATGAAAAAATATGATGTTTTTGGAATAGGAAATGCATTAATGGACACTTTAGTTGAAGTTGACGATAGGGATATTAATGATTTAGAACTAAAAAAAGGAACAATGCACTTAGTTGAAGAAGCGCATGTTAGTTTTGTTACAAATTTTTTAAAAAACAAAAATTCTAAAAAACAAGCAGGAGGTTCTGTTTCAAACACTATTGCGGGTGTAGCTAATTTAGGCGGGAAATCTTTTTTTACAGGAAAAGTAGGACGCGATAAATTAGGATTTGACTATGAAATGATTATGATGAGACAAGGAGTTCATTGTGATCTGAAAAAAGATGATGTTGGTACTGGTAATGTAATCTCATTAATAACAAAAGATTCTGAAAGAACATTTATAACATATCTTGGAAGTGCTGTGAAATTTAGTAAAAAAGATATTAATAAAAAAGAATTATTGAAAAGCAAAATATTACATTTAGAAGGATATATGCTTGAAAATTTAAATCTTAGAAAAGCATCTTTACATGCTATGAAAATAGCTAAGAGAAATGGTGTAATTATTTCAATTGATTTATCTGATTCAGCTCTAATAGAAAGAAATTTAGAGGATTTTAAGAAAATAGTAAAAAAATATTGTGATATTCTGTTTTTGAATGAAGACGAAGCAAGATCATTTACAGGTAAAAATGAAGAAGAAGCACTTTTAGATGTTTCTCGTATGGTTAAATTAGCAATAATAAAATTAGGGGAATGTGGTTCTATAATTAAAACTAAAAATAAAGTTTTAAGATTTAAAGCTTATAAACCTAAAAAAGTTGTCGATACAACTGGTGCAGGAGATATATATGCTGCTGGAATTTTGTATAGTATATCTAATAAACTTAGTTTAGAAGATGCTGGAAAAATAGCGTCTTATGCTGCCACAAAAGTTATTGAACAAACAGGCGCTCGTTTGGATTATGAATTAAAAGAACATCTAAATTTCTAG